TGGTATTCTTGAAGATTATTATATAACCCGTTGTGGTGACGACATTGATTTAATCATGACTCACAGAAACGGTGAATTAAACGAAGAAGTTCACAAAACTGCATATGATGCTTTCCTTCAAGCAACTGAAATCGCAAGAGACTTAAAATTATATGGTGCAGGTCAAGACTTATTAACTGACACTTTCTCTGGAAACGTAAAAGGTATGGGTCCAGGTTGTGCAGAAATGGAATTCAAAGAAAGAGGAAGTGACCCTGTAATTGTTTACTGTATGGACAAAACCGAACCAGGTGCTTTCAACTTACCTATCTTTAGAATCTTTGCAGATCCATTCAACACTGCTGGTCTTGTAATTGACCCAAGCTTACACGATGGATTCAGTTTTGAAGTGTTCGATGTAATGGAACACAAAAAAGTAATTTTAGACTGTCCTGAAGAAATGTACGACTTACTTGCTTTAATCGGTTCTACCGGCAGATACGTAATTAAAAGAGTATTCAAGAAAAACGGTGAAATCGCAGCTGCAGTAAGTACTGACAAATTGAACATGTTAGCTGGTGAATATGTAGGTAAAGATGACCCTGTAGCTATTGTAAGGGCTCAATCAGGATTCCCTGCAAACGGTGAATGTGTAGAACCATTTGCATTCCCACACATGGTAAGTGGATGGATGAGAGGATCCCACAATGGTCCTATGATGCCTACCAGCCAAGAAGAAGCTAACCCAATCAGATTCGACGGACCTCCTAGAGTTGTAGGTTTAGGTTTCCAAGTAACTGATGCTAAATTAATCGGACCTGTAGACTTATTCGATGACCCTGCATTTGATGAAACCAGAAGACAATCCGCAAACATTGCTTCTTACATCAGAAGACATGGTCCATTCGAACCACACCGATTACCAGCTGAAGAAATGGAATACACTTCTTTACCTGGCGTAATGGAAAAATTAGAACCTAGATTCGAAGACATGGATGATGACTAAATCATCTATCTCTTTTTCTTTTTTTATTTAATTTTTATTAGTTTTATTATATTAAAACAATTTAATGTAGGGGGAAAATTATGACTTTTTGTCCAAGTTGTGGAGCAGAAAGAAAAGAAGGAAGTAAATACTGTCATAACTGCGGATATGATTTTGGAAATGTAAGTGCTGAACTGAATTCAAATTCCAATTCCAACACACAAGCAACTCAAAATCCCATTCCTAATGTTCAATCTGAGAACTCTCATACTATTTCTAAGATTTTAGGTTATATATGTGCAATCTTAATACCCTTATTCGGAGTTATTTTTGGTATCTACTTAATTACTCGTGATGAAGAGGATGCTAAAAAACATGGAAAGTTAATTATTGGGCTTTCTATAGTAATATGGTTCCTTTCTTTTATTGCTATGGGCATGTAAACTCTTTATTTAACATTTTTCTTTTTTAATTTTTCACTATTTTTAGTATCTTTTAAATTATTTTTCTTGTTTTTCTAAAAACATAGCCATTTCTCGTGTTTCATTTCCTAAAAGATCTGTGTTTTTCATATCACAATAATACTTGAATCCCAATTTTTCCAAGACTCTTTTTGATTGGTGGTTTTCATATCTGCAGCTTGCATGGATTTTACTAATCTTCAAATCTTCAAAAGCATGTCTGATAAGTTCTTTACATGCTTCAGCCACTAATCCTTGGCCCCAATATTCCTCTCCAATCCAATAGCCCAATTCAACTCCTTCATCTCCCCAGTAGTGATTGGTGTTTGGATAGAATAGAAGTCCTACACATCCTATTGCATTGTCATCAATTGTTATTGCATAAGTTTCCCTTTTAGAAAAAACAGTTTTTATAATTTCCAAGCTTTCATCAACGCTTTTATGTGTGGGCCAACCTGCAATAGGTCCAATTTTAGGATTCTTTGCAAAATGGTATAGGCATTCTGCATCACTTTCCTTCCATGGTCTTAGGATAAGCCGTTCTGTTTTTAGAATCATATTAAAAATTTTATTCAATAAATTATTTATTTTTATGCTAAAAATCAGTAAAAAAGTGATTAGATAATTGTAAGTAATAAAATATAAAAAAGTAGTGAATTTGTAAAAGAAAGAAGTAAAAAAATAAAAAAAGTTTTGATTATATTGCACCAAGTTCATCTAATTCTTGGATAACAATATCATGAGAAATTTTAGTCATGATTTCTCTAATCAATACATTTTTTTTACCTTTATTAGTGTAACCGTTTTTTTCCAAGATATTAATTAATTGTTCTTCAGTGAGATCCTCTAAGATAATTCTAATTTCAGTAACATCAATATCTGTCATAATAGACATCTCCCATTTTTAATCCAAATATTTTTTAAATTTAATTTTTAAAATTTTTATCCTCATTTACAATTTTTAAAATTAAAAATTGTTCTTATTATGTTGAATAAATATTTATTGTTGAAAGTATTTAAATTTTTAGTTTTTATTATATCAAATAGTTTGTATATTTATGAATAATTTTTTTCATTTTCTTGTAAATTTTCTAAAATTTCAATCAAAAAATCATTCAAATTTTTGAAATTTCAATTTGATAAATATTTTAGATACAAACTTTAATTATTTTATAGTTTACGATATAAACTTATCATTTAATCAATCGAATATTTAATTAAATTAATCCATGAATCATTCTTAGTGCATCGAGTAAACCGTGGCTATATTCAATACAACCAAAAGCAGTTCTTGTGTCTTTTTTCTCAAGGTAATATTTTGAGTCATTCCAATAATCGATGGCCCTATCAAAAACTTCTTTCTCTTTTCCTTTGAACTTGATGTCTTCAACTTGTTTCAAGTTTCTCTCAAGTTTTGCAATATCAATTGCAATTTTCTCTTCACTTTCAAGATCTTTCATTTCATATGCTCCGAACAATTCTAATTTTTATTTTTTTAAAATTTATTTTTAAATTTATTTTTTAAAATATTAATATAGAAAAATTTTATCTTAATCTTTTTTGCCTATATTTTTTAGGTCCATTCAATTCTTTCCATACATGGAATATTCTTTGGCCAACTGTGAAGTATGAAAGGATTACAAGTATGTAAATGAAATATGTAAATATTACGTTTGAATGGAATATTGCTGCAATCACTGCACCTAACATTAAGATTATCATTCTGACTGCACGTTCAGCTATTCCTATATTGCACTCAACCCCTTGGGATTCCGCTCTTGCTCTTACATAACTGACTGTAATTGCTGAATGAATAGCTAAAACACCTACAAACCAGTGACAATATCCTCCAAATATTATTCCAATGAATATTATTGCATCTGCAAAACGATCCATTGTTGAATCCAGGAATGCTCCAAATGGGCTTGCCCTGTCATGATATCTTGCAACTGCTCCATCAACAACATCTAAAAATCCACTGAGAAGGATAAATATTGCTCCTCCTATCAGATTTCCACTAGCAAAGAAAATAGCTGAGATGATTGCCAAAAATGGAGAAATCACAGTTACAATATTTGGATTAATATTCAATCGACTAGCTAAGGGTTCTAAAAATTTTGTAAGATATGGTCGTAAACTATTAAGCATAATTTTATTATATTGATTAACTAATATATATTTAATTAGATTATCTCAGTAAAGTTTAAAATTGAAGTTAAAAAATAATAGTTTTAAAATTGTATAAATCTATTTTGTGTATTGATTGTGGTGTATTATTATGAAAATATTTAAAATGAGTAGCGAAAATCCAGATATGGATCTAATCGGTGAAGCCATTGACATTATGGCGGATGGGGGAATCATTCTCTATCCTACAGATACCGTTTATGGATTGGGAGCAAATATTTTCAATAATGATGCAGTTAAGAAAATCTATGAAATTAAAAAAAGAGAACAATCAAAGCCATTGTCTGTATTGGTTCAAGATACAAATAGCTTGGAATTGATTGCAGACTTAAATAAAGATTCAAGAGCTATTGTCGATAAGTGGCTCCCAGGACCATTTACCTTTATTCTAAACAAGAAAAAGATTGTGTCTCCATATGTCAGTGCAAGTTCTAAAGTTGGAGTAAGAATTCCGGATTATAAGATTGCCAGATTGCTTGCAAGTCTCTTTCCAATAACAACCACAAGTGCAAACATTACAAATGAATGCACATTATCCAATCCTCAGGATATTCTAAAGCAGATTGGAAATGATATTGATTTGGTTATTGATGTTGGTGATTTGGGAAAGGCAAAGCCATCTACTGTAATTGACTTAAGCTCATCCAAACCAACTTTGCTTAGAAACGGATTTGATTCCAATGATATGGATTCAATAAAAGATGATTTGGAGAAACTGATTTAGATAAATGTCATTTTTACAATTGGATTATGCAATTTGAATTAACTTGTAAAATGAAATCGCTAAAAAAATTAACTTTAAATATATCTAATTAAATATTATGTTTACTGAATGAAATTAATTATCAGTTATTATTAAAAATTATTAGTTAATAAAATTATTAAATTTAATTATAAAATTATTTTATTATTATGAAGGGAAAGACATGAAAATATTATCAAATATGAGCAATCAGGAAAAGATTTCCACTAACTCTCCTTTAGATGAATTATTGGATGGAGGAATTGAAAAAAGGACAATTACACAGATATATGGTCCTCCAGGTGTAGGTAAAACCAATATTTGTCTAAATATAGCTATTGGTGTAGCTAAAAGAGGAAAAAAAGTAGTTTACATTGATACTGAAGGTGGGATATCCGTTGATAGGATTAGACAAATCTCAAGAGAGGATTTTGATACTGTTGCAAAGAATATCATTGTATTTGAACCTACTTCATTCAAGGAACAGGAAGAGGATCTTGGGCTTATTGAATCATGGATATCTTCCAACAGTGCAGATGTTGAACTCATAATATTGGATTCAGCTGTAGCGCTATTCAGAGTGGAAGATGATAGTACAAAATCACATCTTTTAGGAAAACAGATGCAAATGCTTTCTGCACTTGCAATCAATCATGATCTCGCTGTTCTTGTTACAAACCAAATCTATGCTTCATTTGATGAGGAAAGCGAAGAGGATTTCTCTCCTGTTGGTGGAACAATTATCCAATACAGAAGCAAAATCATCATTGAACTCAAACGTGAAGAAGGAACCAATCAAAGAATAGCTCTTTTAAAAAGGCATAAATCAAAAAGAGAAGGATTGGCTGTTCACTTCTTGATCACTAATAATGGAATTGAATAATTCAGTTCCTTTTTTTATTTTTTTTATTTTTTTACTATTTTGATTTTTTCATCCTTCCACTAGTCTTTCTTTATTACTTTTTTTATTTTATTTATTAATTATTAATCATTTTTTTAAAAACTAAACTATTTTTTCTTGTTTTTATAAATAATTTTATATGTTACTTTTAATAGATAATATAATGTTGTATGTTTATTTGAAAACATAATCAGTTTAATTTTTTTAAAAACTGATACTGATAAAATTATTATTTATAAAATTATTTTTAAATTTTTAATTAAGATATAGGATTTGTGATAAGATGATCCAAAAGAAGAAATATGCAAAAGCAGCTAAGATTATTCCAGATGGTTATGAATCTGCAAACCACTTTTTTGAAGCTGTTTTTAAGGATAAAGAAATGATTTGGATGGGTCAGAATACAAATGAATTGCATATTGGTCACAACGATGATGTACACAAGGCAATGATTGACTGCATTGGAAGTGACGAATACTGCAAGTACCCACCTCCAGAAGGTTTTACAGAACTGCAATCTTTGATTTTAAAAGATTTGGACTTGGAAGACTTAAGTATATATGTTAACGCCGGTGCAACCGAATCATTATACTTAGCCATGAATGCGGTTTTATCTCCTGAGGACAATGTTATCACACCAGATCCAGGATATCTCATTATTGATAACTTTGCAAGCAGATTTGCAAATGAAGTAAGACAAGTCAAGATTTACAGTGAAGAAAACAACTATAAGTTAACTCCAAAATTAGTAAGGGAAAATATGGATGAGAACACCAGAGTCATTCTCTTAATCGATCCGTTAAATCCACTTGGAAGCTCTTACACTGAAGAGGAAATCAAGGAATTTGCAGAAATAGCTATTGAAAATGACATATTCCTATTGCATGATATAACTTATAGGGACTTTGCTTACAATCACACTCTCTGTGCTAAATATGCTCCAGATAACACTATTACTTGCTACAGTTTCTCCAAGATATTTGGTATGGCAGGTTTAAGGTTAGGGGCTATCATTTCAACCCAAGAGGTTATTGATGTCGTAAAAAGTATTATCATTAACGATGTAGGTACAAATATGATTGCACAGGCTGGTGCACTAGCTGCCTTGAAATCCAAACCAGAATGGATTGATAGGGTCAGAGATACCACTTTTGAAAATCAAAAGATTATCAAGGAAGCTGTTGACCAATGTGAAGGAGTCTTTTTGCCTGTTTATCCATCAAGTGCAAACATGATGGGAATTGACTTATCCGGTGCAGGAATCGATCCTGAAGACATGTCTTCCTATTTGATTGAGAAAAAAGTGTTCACCAGGCAAGGTTCATATACCAGTAATACCTTTGGTCATAATTACTTGAGAGTAAGCTATTCAATCGACCCAGAAAAAGTCAAGGTATTTGCTCGTGAATTTGTACTTGCTGTTGAAGCCTTAAGAACTAAATAATTTTATTATTTAGTTTATTTTTTCTTTTTTTATTAATTTTTTATAATATTTTTAATTGTTCATTTTCGCTTATTTTTTAATTTAATCAATTTTAAACTATTTTTTATATTTTTTCATGTAATTTCATGTAATATAATTCGTATGTTATGAAACTTTAAAATTGATAAAAATAGTCATAGTTTAAGAATAGTTTTTGAATAAATTTTTAAAAAAAAGTAAAATAGTTTTTAGAAAAATCTAAAAACTTTAATATATTTTTATTTCACTAGTTAAATTTAACTAGTCTTTCAAGTAGTAATACTCCCCTTGCTCTTTCTGTTCTCTGTCAAGGTAAGAGTCATATTTATTCACTCTAGGACGTTTGGTTTCCTTATCTCTTCTAAAGGTAATGTCCAAGTCTCCTAAGAACTGATTCATGCTTGTTCTAAGGTCTGCTGGCTTGGAAGCGATACCATTGAGTCCAGGTTCTCCACTGAATACCATAGCCCTATCGGAAATGTAGTCAATAAATACGATATCGTGGTCTACAATCAATGATGCTGCATTTCTGCTTTCAATGATCTTTCTGATTACTCTAGCTGCTATCAACCTTTGCTCCACATCCAGGAATGCAGTAGGTTCATCGAAAAGATAAATATCTGCATCTTGTGATAATGTTACAGCAAGTGCAAGTCTTTGAAGTTCCCCACCACTTAGTTTCTTTACCTTTTTATCAAGCAAGTTATCGAGAGCAAGAGGTCTTCCGATTTCACTATTGAAGATGTTTGATCCGTATGTTGGAGCATTTGCATAAAGGAATTCCTGAGCGGTTCCATCGAAGTCAGATTCAATGTATTGTGGTTTGTATGCAATATCCACTTTTTCCAATATTTCTCCTTCGCTTGGCTTTTCAACACCTGCCAATATCTTAGCGAAGGTGGTCTTACCAATACCGTTTGAACCGAATGCAGTGACAATCTCGTCATGGTAGATCTTACCTGCTTCCGCCTCAAGTGTGAATCCATCATATTCCTTTTTAAGGTCGCTGTATTCACTTAAGACTTCACCATCATCCTCTGGTGTTGGCGGGCGGATGCTGAATTCAATTGGCTGTTTTCTTATCCTTACATTTTCCTCTTGCAAGAACCCATTGATGTATGCGTTGATTCCTACTCTCACACCTTTATTTCCACTTACTACCCCATATCCTCCAGGTTCACCGTAAAGAAGATGCACATTGTCACTCATAGCATCCAATGTAGCTAAGTCGTGCTCAATTACAAGAACTGATTTTCCTGCTTCAGCAAGGGAACGGATTACCTTAACGGCATTCAATCTTTGACGTACATCCAACCAGGAGGTCGGTTCGTCGAAGTAGTAGAAATCACCTTCACGAAGAACTGTAGCAGCTATTGCCACTCTTTGAAGTTCCCCACCACTTAAGTTTTGCATATCTCTTTCAAGAACATTCTTAAGGTCTAAATCATCAATAATCTCGTCAAGCTTGTTTCTTTCATCCACATTGGTAAGCAATGTCTTTACATTTCCCTTGACAACCTTGGAAAGTTGGTCCACCATTTGTGGCTTGTGAATGGTCTTGATTTCACCAGCTTGAAGCAATTTGAAGTAGTTTTGCAATGCTGATCCCTTGTAGTATTCAATAACTTTATCCCAACTTGCTTCCTCTTCATAGTTTCCAAGGTTAGGAATAAGCTCTCCAGATAATATTCTCATGATTGTTGACTTACCAATACCGTTTTGACCAAGCAAACCAAGAACGGTTCCATCCTTAAGGGTTGGTAAACCAAAGAGTTCAAATGCATTTTGGCCGTAACGGTGAATAGGCTCATCAAGAGCTTCAGGTAAATTGATAACACTGACTGCACCAAATGGACATCTGTTGGTACAGATACCGCATCCGGAACATAATTCCTCTGAAATGAGTGGCTTTTTGCTCTTCTCATCAATTACAATTGTATCTTCTTCCATACGTACACCAGGACAATAGTGCATACATACATAGTTACATTTTTTAGGTTGGCACTTGTCCTTGTCTAAAATAGAAATTCTACTCATTTTATCTCCGTTTCCTCTAAAATAATAATATAATAAGTTTAATTTATTTTAATTTTTTTATTAAATTCTTTGAATTAATTATAAATAATTTATAATAAATATAATTTGTTTTTAATAGTTTATAATAATTTTGTGTAATGCTGTAAAATCACATTTGTTAAATATTTATTAGTTGTTCTTTGGTTAAATTTAAATAATTTTGAGTTTAATATAAGAGTAATTATAGAAAAAATTTAATTTTCTTAATATAATTCTATTTTTAATTAATTTTATTGGGATTTAAATGAAACAGGTAATGGTTGTAAGAACTGACATCAAGATGGGAAAAGGGAAAATAGCTGCCCAATGCTGTCATGCTGCTATAGGTGCATATAAACAGGCTGACAAGGAAAAAATCAGAAAATGGGAAAATGAAGCCTATGCAAAAGTAGTCTTGAAAGCACCTACATTGCAAGATCTTTATAATCTAAGGGAGCTTGCAAGAGCAAAAGGAGTTGCATACTATTTGGTCACTGATGCAGGAAGAACCCAATTGCCAAAATCCACAGTAACTGTTTTAGGATTAGGTCCTGATGAAGATGATGTGCTGGATGAGATAACCGGTGATTTAAAGTTATTGTAATATTATTTTTTGGGGAAACTATGAATAAGAAAATTATTTTTACATTTTTGCTGATTTTTACGCTATGCTTATCTTTAGGTGCCGTTTTCGCTGATGATGCAAATATGGAAATGAATACTGCATCTTCAATGGATGATTCCACAGAGATTTTAAATTCAATTGACGATGGGGATGTTTTAAATCATTTGGATGAATCATCAGTTGTTGATGAGGATACTGTAGTACAAGAGGAATCTCCATTTCTAGGGGATGCTAATGATGGGGAGGGGATATCCTCAGTTTATGAAGATGTCTTATCAGATGGTGATGGAACATCCTTCAAGGATTTAAGTGCTAAGATCAATTCTGTAACAGATGTTCTTGATTTGACTGACGATTATATCTTCAATAATCTCACTGATGGTAATTTCATTAATGGAATTCCAATTAACAAGAAAGATCTAATCATTAATGGTAATAACCATTTTATCGATGGAAATGGTCAATCAAGCATTTTCAGACTTTTCGATACAGGTCTTATAATCAATAATTTGACATTTAGGAATTCAAACGGTTCAGCTATTTTTGCAAACTATTCCGATATAAGTACAAACAATGTAATTTTCTCTGATTGTCTTGCTGTGAATGGTTCTGCAGTCTGTGGATATTATACCTTTTACGAGAGTTTGAATGACAGGTTCATTAATAATTATGCAAAACAGGGGGCTGCAATATTTTTGGATGAGGATTCTGAGTTAAAATTGGTGAATGGCTCTTTTGTAAGTGAAAAGGAATTGCATTATGGTTTGATTTATTTATCCTCTTCCAAGATGTCCATTTTGAATACCACCTTTCTAAATCTTACCTCAACATATTCTCCCGCAATTTTTGGGACCAATATTCTAGGAGAAATTAAGAACTGCCGATTCATGAATTTATATGCAAATATCACTGGTGGAGCTATTGCCTTTAAGGATATACAGAATGATATTGTCATTGATAACTGTTCCTTTATAAACATCTCTTCAAAAAGAAATGGTGGGGCAATATTTAATGAGATGGTTTCTGATCTTAATTTCTGGACATTCATAAGAAATTGTGAATTCACTGATTGTTCCTCAGAGTTTGGAGGTGCAATTCTTCACTTAGGAACTCGTTTGGATATTCGTAATTCCAATTTCACCAATAGTTCTGCCAAATATCGTGGCGGGGCTATTTATATTTCAAATGCATATAACTTTACCGTGGCCAATTCCAGATTTTATGATAACACTTTAGAAAATATCAGTGAAGACTTAAATCATGGCTGTGCAATATTTGCTGATAGAATTGTTGAGAATTTTAAAATCACAAACTCCAATTTCACTAATAATCTGGCAGATTACGCTGGTGCCATCTATTTATATGATTCATCATATGAATTTTCAAATTCCTATTTCAGTGGAAATGGTGAAAATATCCATTCTATATTTGATGGGGAGATTGCCATATTAAAAAACAACACATTTGGTGATGGCCGCAATAAACTCAATCAAAAGGAGTGCGATTATGTTTTCGAGGGTGATTCCATTGATATTGAATATGATTCTATAATATTCGATGAAGCTTATGCAAGCAGCCCTTACTTTAACTTGGCAGACTTTGGTATTGAAAGCCCTATTAAAAATCAATTGAGCACCGACACCTGTTGGGCTTTTGGAACTTCAACAGCTCTTGAATTGGCATTGATGAAAGCAACAAACGCTAATTTGAAGGCAAACTTCTCAAAAAATGCCATTTCATTTTATGGTAATGCCTTTTCCATTTATGGTGATGTATTCAATACCGATGGTGGAGATAGCTATATGGCAGCTTCCTACTTTTTAGCTTGGTTAGGGGGATTTTTAGATGAGGATGTATCTGACTTTGATGAGGTGGGAAGAATAGCTATTGAACCTAAGGATGGAGTCAAATTCCACATTCATAATTTTGTTGCAATACCTACAATGGAAATTTCAAAGGATATAAATGTATATAAGAGTGCATTAGTAAAATATGGTGCCTTAACAGTCACTGTAAATGCTCCAAATTCCATATTGAAGGATGATTATAATCCTGAAACTGCAGGGGCATACTATTATGAGGAAGTTGATGAATTTGAGGGCCCTCAATCCAATCATATTGTTGTCTTGGTTGGTTGGGATGACAATTATTCCAAGAATAACTTCATAAAAACACCTCCCGGGGATGGCGCATGGATTATTCAAAACAGTTGGGGTGAGGATTGGGGAGACGATGGATATTATTACGTCTCTTATTATGACACCGCATTTGCAACAATCAACTCTCCAATAGCATTTGTTCTTGATGAAAAACATGAATATACTAAGGTTTATCAATATGATGTAATCATCAACGAATTTGATTATGAGAATTCAGAGGATGCAAAGGCCTATGCAAATGTTTACAACGCTACAGGGGACGATTTGATTTCTGCCGTAGGAACTTATTTTAGTGAAAGCGGTGCCAGTTACAATATTATCATTAAGGTCAATGGCAATGTGATATATTCCCAAAATGGCAAATCCTCACTTAGAGGCTATGAAACCATTAAATTGGATAAAGCCATTGCTGTTAAAAAAGGAGACACATTCCGTGTTGAGATTCAAACAAAATTCGCTCCGATTCATGATGATTCAAGATACATTATTCCAAATGGTGTATCTTTTGTAGATTATGGGGATGGATTTGAAGATATTTCCGCAGGTAATGAATTTGCTTCAATAAAGGTTTATGCCGTTTCCAATATCATCATTACAAATAATTCAGTTAAATACTACACTGATGAGTCCCCATTTACAGTATTGGTTGAACCAAATGAGGTCGTAACATTCGAAATCAATGGCATTAAGGCCACAGTCAAGTCTGATGAAAATGGAATTGCAGGAATTGGCCTCAATCTCAAGCCTGGAAACTACACCATTGAGGTGGGATACAATGGAACTAAAATAATTTTCCCTATAACGATTAAGAATACAATAGTTTCACAGGATGTAAGCAGAGGAATCAACAGCAATTATAACTATAAGGTTCAATTGCTGAATTCAACCGGAGAGGCAATAAAGAATATTAATGTAACTGTAACAGTAAATGGAAAATCAAAAACATTTACAACTGACAATAGCGGTTATATCAGCATTCCATTTACTAAATTAACCTCTAATCAGGTTGTTACTGTTCTTAATCCAATTACTAAGGAACAATCTAAAAACACCATTAGGGTGGTTTCAAGATTTTTCGGCAATAAGAACATTAGGCTGTACTATAACAATGGTACAAAGTACACCCTAAAGGTCTATGGTGATGATGCCAAGTTAGTTGGCGGAAACCAGATTGTTGTTATCAAACTCAATAAGAAAACATATGAGGTCAAAACAAATAATAAGGGTGTTGCAAGCTTAAGGATACCTAAATCACTTAAACCGGGTACTTATACAATAACAGCTACTTATAAAGGCCAAACAATCAAGAATACTGTCAAGGTCCTCTCAAGAATCGCAGGCAATAAAAACATAAGCATGCACTACTTTGACGGATCAAAATACACCTTAAAGGTTTATGGCAAAACAGGTAAATTAT
The window above is part of the uncultured Methanobrevibacter sp. genome. Proteins encoded here:
- the pth2 gene encoding peptidyl-tRNA hydrolase Pth2; translation: MKQVMVVRTDIKMGKGKIAAQCCHAAIGAYKQADKEKIRKWENEAYAKVVLKAPTLQDLYNLRELARAKGVAYYLVTDAGRTQLPKSTVTVLGLGPDEDDVLDEITGDLKLL
- a CDS encoding C1 family peptidase; protein product: MNKKIIFTFLLIFTLCLSLGAVFADDANMEMNTASSMDDSTEILNSIDDGDVLNHLDESSVVDEDTVVQEESPFLGDANDGEGISSVYEDVLSDGDGTSFKDLSAKINSVTDVLDLTDDYIFNNLTDGNFINGIPINKKDLIINGNNHFIDGNGQSSIFRLFDTGLIINNLTFRNSNGSAIFANYSDISTNNVIFSDCLAVNGSAVCGYYTFYESLNDRFINNYAKQGAAIFLDEDSELKLVNGSFVSEKELHYGLIYLSSSKMSILNTTFLNLTSTYSPAIFGTNILGEIKNCRFMNLYANITGGAIAFKDIQNDIVIDNCSFINISSKRNGGAIFNEMVSDLNFWTFIRNCEFTDCSSEFGGAILHLGTRLDIRNSNFTNSSAKYRGGAIYISNAYNFTVANSRFYDNTLENISEDLNHGCAIFADRIVENFKITNSNFTNNLADYAGAIYLYDSSYEFSNSYFSGNGENIHSIFDGEIAILKNNTFGDGRNKLNQKECDYVFEGDSIDIEYDSIIFDEAYASSPYFNLADFGIESPIKNQLSTDTCWAFGTSTALELALMKATNANLKANFSKNAISFYGNAFSIYGDVFNTDGGDSYMAASYFLAWLGGFLDEDVSDFDEVGRIAIEPKDGVKFHIHNFVAIPTMEISKDINVYKSALVKYGALTVTVNAPNSILKDDYNPETAGAYYYEEVDEFEGPQSNHIVVLVGWDDNYSKNNFIKTPPGDGAWIIQNSWGEDWGDDGYYYVSYYDTAFATINSPIAFVLDEKHEYTKVYQYDVIINEFDYENSEDAKAYANVYNATGDDLISAVGTYFSESGASYNIIIKVNGNVIYSQNGKSSLRGYETIKLDKAIAVKKGDTFRVEIQTKFAPIHDDSRYIIPNGVSFVDYGDGFEDISAGNEFASIKVYAVSNIIITNNSVKYYTDESPFTVLVEPNEVVTFEINGIKATVKSDENGIAGIGLNLKPGNYTIEVGYNGTKIIFPITIKNTIVSQDVSRGINSNYNYKVQLLNSTGEAIKNINVTVTVNGKSKTFTTDNSGYISIPFTKLTSNQVVTVLNPITKEQSKNTIRVVSRFFGNKNIRLYYNNGTKYTLKVYGDDAKLVGGNQIVVIKLNKKTYEVKTNNKGVASLRIPKSLKPGTYTITATYKGQTIKNTVKVLSRIAGNKNISMHYFDGSKYTLKVYGKTGKLLSKQTVTIKLNKKTYKIKSNKKGVAIFKIPKTVKPGTYTISASYAGLTVKNKLKVKQVISSQKTKTVKRWWKKFTLKATLKNGKKPLKGKKIIFKFKGKTYKVKTNSKGVAKVTIKRKVIRKLKRGNSYKVTISYLKDTIKRTVYVKR